One window of the Thamnophis elegans isolate rThaEle1 chromosome 6, rThaEle1.pri, whole genome shotgun sequence genome contains the following:
- the LOC116510301 gene encoding olfactory receptor 5V1-like has product MENQTFIKEFIFLGFSNHPDLYILFFFMFFSIYTITLVGNALIITLIKIDVTLHAPMYYFLTNLSFLDICYISATIPVMLINFFRLRKTISYIGCVAQLFFLITCAGTECVLLAVMAYDRYVAICSPLHYSSIMNHSACRRMTGFSWFCGLANSLVHTLLASSLNICKSNQLSHFFCDVPLLLKLSCSDTSVNEAVLHLASALIGLTPCLFTLISYIRIIGTILKIKTSKGRTKAFSTCASHLIVVIVFYGTANFNYNRPSSGYSLDIDTLVSSLYCIVTPMLNPIIYSLRNKEVKASLMKMKQKNFFGN; this is encoded by the coding sequence ATGGAAAACCAAACTTTTATAAAGGAGTTTATTTTCCTGGGTTTTTCAAACCATCCTGatctctatattttattcttctttatgtTCTTTTCAATCTACACAATAACTTTAGTGGGGAATGCTCTGATCATCACTTTGATCAAGATTGATGTTACTCTGCATGCACCTATGTACTATTTCTTGACAAATTTGTCCTTTCTAGACATTTGTTATATCTCTGCCACAATCCCCGTTATGCTCATTAATTTTTTTCGACTCAGGAAAACTATCTCATATATAGGATGTGTTGCCCAATTGTTTTTCCTCATTACTTGTGCAGGAACAGAATGTGTACTGTTGGCTGTCATGGCATATGATCGCTATGTGGCTatttgtagtcctttgcattatTCCAGCATCATGAACCATAGTGCTTGCAGGAGGATGACAGGGTTCTCCTGGTTTTGTGGTTTAGCAAACTCATTGGTGCACACCCTTCTTGCATCATCCTTAAACATCTGCAAATCCAATCAGCTCAGCCACTTCTTCTGTGATGTCCCCTTGCTTTTGAAGCTCTCTTGCTCAGACACATCAGTGAATGAAGCTGTACTCCATCTAGCCAGTGCTTTGATAGGACTCACCCCCTGCCTCTTTACACTTATCTCCTACATCCGCATCATTGGCACCATTCTGAAGATCAAGACCTCCAAAGGCAGAACGAAGGCTTTCTCTACCTGTGCTTCACATCTGATTGTGGTCATAGTATTTTATGGTACTGCTAACTTTAATTATAACAGGCCTAGTTCAGGATACTCTCTGGATATTGATACTTTAGTTTCCTCTCTATATTGTATTGTGACTCCCATGTTAAATCCAATTATTTATAGTCTTAGGAATAAAGAGGTAAAGGCCAGCctaatgaaaatgaaacaaaaaaatttttttggcaATTAG